Proteins found in one Magnolia sinica isolate HGM2019 chromosome 5, MsV1, whole genome shotgun sequence genomic segment:
- the LOC131245587 gene encoding uncharacterized protein LOC131245587, whose protein sequence is MSSMEIERVSSELKSGPVLPPSKPKFEPLKAHEMSDGRVQFRKVSVPPHRYTPLKKAWMEIYTPIYEQMNIDIRMNLKARKVELKTRPDTPDVSNLQKCADFVHAFMLGFDVIDAVALLRLDDLYVDSFEIKDVKTLRGEHLSRAIGRLSGKGGKTKFAIENSTRTRIVIAETKIHILGSFLNIKVARDSLCSLILGSPAGKVYSKLRAVTARLAEKF, encoded by the exons ATGTCATCCATGGAGATCGAAAGGGTTTCTTCAGAGCTCAAATCCGGACCTGTTCTTCCTCCATCAAAGCCCAAGTTCGAGCCTCTCAAAGCCCATGAGATGTCCGACGGCCGAGTTCAGTTCCGGAAAGTCTCCGTCCCTCCGCACCGTTACACGCCCCTGAAGAAAGCATGGATGGAAATCTACACGCCCATATACGAACAGATGAATATCGACATCCGTATGAATCTCAAG GCCCGGAAAGTGGAATTGAAGACAAGACCAGATACTCCAGATGTCAGTAACCTACAGAAGTGTGCGGATTTTGTCCATGCCTTCATGCTtggatttgatgtcatcgatgcaGTTGCGCTTTTGCGTCTGGATGATCTCTATGTGGATTCTTTTGAGATCAAGGATGTCAAGACGCTTCGAGGTGAGCACCTCTCTCGTGCAATCGGGCGGCTATCGGGCAAAGGCGGTAAGACAAAGTTTGCAATCGAGAATTCCACGAGGACACGAATTGTGATCGCGGAAACAAAGATTCACATACTAGGATCCTTCTTGAACATAAAGGTCGCAAGAGATTCTCTTTGTAGTCTCATATTAGGATCACCAGCAGGTAAAGTCTATTCCAAACTTCGGGCGGTTACTGCTAGATTGGCAGAGAAGTTTtga
- the LOC131245588 gene encoding uncharacterized protein LOC131245588 isoform X2 — MIGSSNVGYVIYFVSTLIATCKRWLCWSHACGFILMACPQILFLAAFLLLLSFWVDLCHQANDEDEEDEDNSYRETLLERTKAKPGSIHADNHRKCCPFRGIHVGSRQKFVILVIVLVFVLMIAFAVLIWVGKGTNPIDSSVVARVYLDLFSIVILLLGGALACYGLLLSLKMSRVRSERTSEMWKVASLAAVSLVCFTSCALVALITNIPMLYHWRSEHKNGVKTSLLIILYYFIGSSVPSACVLWVMREMPPQLAVNRLEQSRVVTYIRDGSAASPNPQRWTAATSSQNQALKVSPI, encoded by the exons ATGATTGGGTCTTCAAACGTAG GTTATGTAATTTATTTTGTATCGACTCTCATTGCTACTTGTAAGAGATGGTTGTGCTGGTCGCACGCATGTGGATTTATCCTCATGG CCTGCCCCCAGATTCTGTTTCTCGCTGCATTTCTTCTGCTGTTATCATTCTG GGTTGACCTTTGCCACCAGGCAAATGATGAAGATGAAGAGGATGAAGATAATAGTTATCGTGAAACTTTGCTGGAAAGGACAAAGGCTAAACCCGGATCAATTCATGCTGATAACCATCGAAAATGTTGCCCCTTCCGTGGCATTCATGTCGGAAGTCGtcaaaaatttgtgattttg GTGATTGTGTTAGTCTTTGTCTTGATGATAGCATTTGCTGTTCTAATCTGGGTTGGTAAAGGCACAAATCCCATCGATTCTTCAGTTGTTGCTCGG GTCTATCTAGATCTTTTTTCCATAGTGATCCTTCTACTAGGAGGAGCTTTAGCTTGCTACG GGTTATTACTTTCCTTGAAAATGAGCAGAGTAAGATCAGAAAGGACTTCTGAAATGTGGAAG GTAGCAAGTTTGGCAGCTGTCTCTCTTGTGTGTTTCACATCGTGTGCTTTAGTAGCGCTCATTACCAATATTCCT ATGTTGTATCACTGGCGTTCAGAGCACAAAAATGGTGTAAAGACTTCACTTCTAATAATTTTGTATTATTTTATAG GTTCATCTGTGCCTTCAGCTTGTGTGTTATGGGTCATGAGAGAAATGCCACCCCAGCTAGCAGTCAATAGACTGGAGCAATCGAGAGTAGTGACTTACATCAGGGATGGGTCGGCAGCTTCCCCAAATCCTCAACGCTGGACTGCTGCGACAAGCTCACAGAACCAG GCGTTGAAAGTAAGTCCTATATGA
- the LOC131245588 gene encoding tobamovirus multiplication protein 1 isoform X1 encodes MLYGIGDGSCLPVVLFAVNVVLTCVDGAIATFAFSQLLRIHLRNQQLGWTRQKVFHLMIGSSNVGYVIYFVSTLIATCKRWLCWSHACGFILMACPQILFLAAFLLLLSFWVDLCHQANDEDEEDEDNSYRETLLERTKAKPGSIHADNHRKCCPFRGIHVGSRQKFVILVIVLVFVLMIAFAVLIWVGKGTNPIDSSVVARVYLDLFSIVILLLGGALACYGLLLSLKMSRVRSERTSEMWKVASLAAVSLVCFTSCALVALITNIPMLYHWRSEHKNGVKTSLLIILYYFIGSSVPSACVLWVMREMPPQLAVNRLEQSRVVTYIRDGSAASPNPQRWTAATSSQNQALKVSPI; translated from the exons ATGCTGTACGGAATCGGGGACGGCAGTTGTCTGCCTGTGGTCCTTTTCGCTGTCAATGTCGTTCTTACCTGTGTTGATGGAGCCATCGCCACCTTCGCATTCTCACAG TTATTAAGGATTCATTTGCGCAATCAACAACTTGGGTGGACACGGCAAAAG GTATTTCATCTCATGATTGGGTCTTCAAACGTAG GTTATGTAATTTATTTTGTATCGACTCTCATTGCTACTTGTAAGAGATGGTTGTGCTGGTCGCACGCATGTGGATTTATCCTCATGG CCTGCCCCCAGATTCTGTTTCTCGCTGCATTTCTTCTGCTGTTATCATTCTG GGTTGACCTTTGCCACCAGGCAAATGATGAAGATGAAGAGGATGAAGATAATAGTTATCGTGAAACTTTGCTGGAAAGGACAAAGGCTAAACCCGGATCAATTCATGCTGATAACCATCGAAAATGTTGCCCCTTCCGTGGCATTCATGTCGGAAGTCGtcaaaaatttgtgattttg GTGATTGTGTTAGTCTTTGTCTTGATGATAGCATTTGCTGTTCTAATCTGGGTTGGTAAAGGCACAAATCCCATCGATTCTTCAGTTGTTGCTCGG GTCTATCTAGATCTTTTTTCCATAGTGATCCTTCTACTAGGAGGAGCTTTAGCTTGCTACG GGTTATTACTTTCCTTGAAAATGAGCAGAGTAAGATCAGAAAGGACTTCTGAAATGTGGAAG GTAGCAAGTTTGGCAGCTGTCTCTCTTGTGTGTTTCACATCGTGTGCTTTAGTAGCGCTCATTACCAATATTCCT ATGTTGTATCACTGGCGTTCAGAGCACAAAAATGGTGTAAAGACTTCACTTCTAATAATTTTGTATTATTTTATAG GTTCATCTGTGCCTTCAGCTTGTGTGTTATGGGTCATGAGAGAAATGCCACCCCAGCTAGCAGTCAATAGACTGGAGCAATCGAGAGTAGTGACTTACATCAGGGATGGGTCGGCAGCTTCCCCAAATCCTCAACGCTGGACTGCTGCGACAAGCTCACAGAACCAG GCGTTGAAAGTAAGTCCTATATGA